A stretch of Vigna angularis cultivar LongXiaoDou No.4 chromosome 4, ASM1680809v1, whole genome shotgun sequence DNA encodes these proteins:
- the LOC108330898 gene encoding E3 ubiquitin-protein ligase RSL1, translating to MFNPQTSPPPLPVMTPPATPLNHETTSHKKNRRTTGVPVPLPHSVEVIDVDDSPASAFFTPISFLGTIRSNAVSVEQRDGFSKSVHIIDLSDTEDDDDLRILNFTPANTSFGKRKKLRGESSNAAPFDCEICAETKTSKEAFSINGCCHVYCNQCIALYVESKLQDNVVNIGCPVPRCRGLLEAEDCRSILAPEVLDRWGKALCEAVISVEEKFYCPFPDCSVLLIREEKDEGIKESNCPNCGRLFCALCRVPWHEDMPCEEFQKLNAEERGREDVMLRNLAKQMMWKRCPTCGFYVAKTSGCMYMKCRCGSAFCYNCGIPNSSNLHYCSSCRR from the coding sequence ATGTTCAATCCTCAAACCTCGCCACCGCCGCTTCCGGTCATGACTCCGCCGGCAACCCCTCTCAACCATGAAACGACGTCGCACAAGAAAAATCGCAGAACCACCGGAGTTCCCGTTCCCCTTCCTCACTCAGTGGAAGTGATTGACGTTGACGATTCCCCTGCCTCCGCCTTTTTCACGCCCATCTCCTTCCTAGGCACGATCAGGTCAAACGCTGTCTCCGTTGAGCAACGTGACGGTTTTTCCAAATCTGTCCACATCATCGACCTTTCCGACACCGAGGACGACGATGATTTACGTATCCTCAATTTCACTCCCGCAAACACTTCCTTTGGCAAAAGGAAAAAGCTCAGGGGAGAATCCTCCAACGCAGCCCCCTTCGACTGCGAAATCTGTGCTGAAACTAAAACATCCAAGGAAGCCTTCTCCATCAACGGCTGCTGCCACGTGTACTGCAACCAGTGCATCGCGCTCTATGTCGAATCGAAGCTCCAGGACAACGTGGTCAACATAGGCTGCCCTGTGCCGCGGTGCAGGGGGTTATTGGAAGCCGAAGATTGCCGTTCGATTCTCGCGCCTGAGGTTTTGGATCGGTGGGGTAAAGCGCTGTGTGAGGCGGTGATTTCTGTGGAAGAGAAGTTCTATTGTCCTTTTCCAGATTGCTCTGTGCTGTTGATTCGCGAGGAGAAGGATGAGGGTATCAAAGAATCGAATTGTCCTAACTGTGGGAGGCTGTTTTGTGCGCTGTGTAGGGTACCCTGGCACGAGGACATGCCCTGTGAGGAGTTTCAGAAACTGAACGCCGAAGAGAGGGGAAGAGAGGATGTGATGCTGAGGAACCTTGCCAAGCAAATGATGTGGAAGAGGTGTCCCACTTGTGGGTTTTACGTCGCCAAAACCTCTGGCTGTATGTACATGAAATGCAG